One part of the Acetoanaerobium sticklandii genome encodes these proteins:
- the gcvH gene encoding glycine cleavage system protein GcvH, with protein MSTSKVYFTKDHEWIKVEGNVAYIGITDYAQKALGEIVYVELPEVDSEFSLGDVFSVVESVKAASDIFMPVDGKVVEVNEALSDEPEKINQDANDIWIMAVELENSIESYELMSESEYIAMYEKEA; from the coding sequence ATGTCAACTAGCAAGGTGTATTTTACAAAGGATCATGAGTGGATAAAGGTAGAAGGAAATGTAGCTTATATAGGAATCACTGATTATGCACAGAAGGCTCTTGGAGAAATTGTGTATGTTGAGCTACCAGAAGTAGACAGTGAATTTAGCTTGGGAGATGTATTTAGCGTGGTTGAATCTGTAAAAGCAGCTTCTGACATTTTTATGCCAGTAGATGGAAAGGTAGTAGAAGTAAATGAAGCACTAAGTGATGAGCCAGAAAAAATAAACCAAGATGCCAATGATATTTGGATTATGGCAGTAGAATTAGAGAATAGTATAGAAAGCTATGAGCTTATGAGTGAGAGCGAATATATTGCTATGTATGAAAAGGAGGCATAA